In Peptococcus niger, the genomic window AGCTGCAGTGAAGCGACTGGGCGACTCGCTGGTTGGGCGGCATGTGATTCCGCGTCCGGATGATCAGCTGGAGATCCTCTTTGATGATTTGCCGGATCCGCCCTCAACAGAGACGGTTGATAAGATGCCTGAGAAAACACCGGAAATATCAGATACAGATTTAGAAAAGGATATTTCTGATACGTCTATAGAGCCTCAAAACACCACAAAGGGCATAGATATCAAACAGTTGAATCAAATGCGTGTGATTGACTTACGTAATTTAGCACGGCAGTATGAAGACTTCCCGATACAGGGTAGAGATATTTCCAATGCCAACAAAAAAACATTGTTAGCTTATTTTAAAGAATACTTTCAGTAAAATTATTTTAGGAGGGAAATCATTATGGCACAATATGATGCACTTGGTATGATTGAAACGAAAGGTTTAATCGGG contains:
- a CDS encoding BMC domain-containing protein is translated as MKEAIGMIETRGVLATVEALDVMLKTANVSTVEKIRVGGGLTCIIIRGEVAAVSTSVEAAEAAVKRLGDSLVGRHVIPRPDDQLEILFDDLPDPPSTETVDKMPEKTPEISDTDLEKDISDTSIEPQNTTKGIDIKQLNQMRVIDLRNLARQYEDFPIQGRDISNANKKTLLAYFKEYFQ